In the Gammaproteobacteria bacterium genome, one interval contains:
- a CDS encoding beta-ketoacyl-ACP synthase III, with the protein MTHSRIMGTGSYLPEKVLTNADLEKMVDTSDSWIVERTGIRERRIARDGETTCDLAERAARRALDHSGLNLDAVELIIVATTTADKVFPSTACLLQGRLGISGCPAFDVQAVCTGFIYALSVADQFIRSGHVRNALVVGAETMSRIIDWTDRGTCVLFADGAGAVVLEASEEPGIMSTHIHADGAYEHLLTVDGGISEGYDHTAEGKAYLRMQGNEVFRVAVNTLGRIVDETLEANGLAKSDVDWLVPHQANIRIIAATARKLKMSMDNVVVTVDTHGNTSGASVPLALDTAVKDGRIKRGELLLLEAFGGGFTWGSALIRY; encoded by the coding sequence GTGACCCATTCCCGCATCATGGGTACCGGCAGTTATCTGCCCGAGAAGGTGCTGACGAACGCCGATCTCGAGAAGATGGTGGACACCAGCGACAGCTGGATCGTGGAGCGCACGGGGATCCGTGAGCGCCGTATCGCCCGTGACGGCGAAACCACCTGCGATCTGGCCGAGCGGGCGGCGCGCCGGGCCCTGGATCACAGTGGGCTGAATCTCGACGCGGTGGAACTCATCATCGTTGCCACCACCACGGCGGACAAGGTGTTCCCCAGTACCGCGTGTCTGCTCCAGGGCCGACTCGGCATCAGCGGCTGCCCGGCCTTCGACGTCCAGGCGGTGTGCACGGGATTCATCTATGCATTGTCGGTAGCCGATCAGTTCATACGCTCCGGTCACGTCAGGAACGCCCTGGTGGTGGGGGCGGAGACCATGTCCCGCATCATCGACTGGACGGATCGGGGCACCTGCGTGCTGTTCGCCGACGGCGCGGGGGCGGTGGTGCTGGAGGCGAGCGAAGAGCCCGGAATCATGTCCACCCATATCCACGCCGACGGCGCGTATGAGCATTTGCTGACGGTGGACGGCGGGATTTCCGAGGGCTACGACCACACGGCCGAGGGCAAGGCCTATCTGCGCATGCAGGGCAACGAGGTGTTCCGGGTGGCGGTGAATACCCTGGGCAGGATCGTGGACGAGACCCTGGAGGCCAACGGGCTGGCGAAGAGCGACGTGGACTGGCTGGTACCTCACCAGGCCAATATCCGTATCATCGCCGCCACCGCACGCAAGCTGAAGATGTCCATGGACAACGTGGTAGTCACCGTGGATACCCACGGCAATACCTCCGGGGCCTCCGTTCCCCTGGCCCTGGATACCGCGGTCAAGGACGGTCGCATCAAGCGCGGCGAGCTACTGTTGCTGGAGGCCTTCGGTGGTGGCTTCACGTGGGGCTCGGCCCTCATCAGGTATTGA